In Thauera sp. JM12B12, one DNA window encodes the following:
- a CDS encoding MerR family transcriptional regulator: MQASSPDTGVQELPPIPAKRYFTIGEVSELCGVKPHVLRYWEQEFTQLKPVKRGGNRRYYQHHEVLLVRRIRQLLYQEGFTISGARNRLGESAIHEQESQVEVERYEALVRELRSEIASVLAELRG; encoded by the coding sequence ATGCAAGCAAGCAGCCCTGATACCGGCGTGCAGGAACTGCCGCCGATTCCGGCGAAGCGCTATTTCACGATCGGCGAGGTCAGCGAGCTGTGTGGGGTCAAGCCCCACGTGCTGCGCTACTGGGAGCAGGAGTTCACCCAGCTCAAGCCGGTGAAGCGGGGGGGTAACCGTCGCTATTACCAGCACCACGAAGTTCTGCTCGTTCGTCGCATCCGCCAGTTGCTCTATCAGGAGGGGTTCACCATCTCCGGCGCCCGCAACCGGCTGGGCGAGTCGGCGATCCACGAGCAGGAAAGCCAGGTCGAGGTAGAGCGCTACGAGGCACTGGTTCGCGAGCTGAGGAGCGAGATTGCCTCGGTGCTCGCGGAGCTTCGCGGCTGA
- the pheS gene encoding phenylalanine--tRNA ligase subunit alpha, with product MEQLDQLVQQAAADFAAAADGAQLEQAKARYLGKAGSLTERLKSLGKLDPDARREAGAAINAAKVAIENALEARRSALREAALLAQLAAEALDVTLPGRGAVQGGLHPVSRTLERVEQLFGSIGFVVADGPEIETDWHNFTALNTPENHPARSMHDTFYLEGHDDVLLRTHTSPVQIRAMQAHVERYRDADAMPDLRIIAPGRVFRVDSDATHSPMFHQVEGLWVGEKVSFADLKGVIADFLRRFFETDDLQVRFRPSFFPFTEPSAEIDVAFMSGALEGRWLEIAGCGVVHPNVLRFGGIDPERYTGFAFGMGPDRLTMLRYGVNDLRLFFEGDLRFLSQFR from the coding sequence ATGGAACAGCTCGATCAACTGGTACAACAGGCCGCAGCCGACTTTGCCGCCGCGGCCGATGGCGCGCAGCTCGAACAGGCCAAGGCGCGCTACCTCGGCAAGGCCGGCTCGCTCACCGAGCGCCTCAAGTCGCTCGGCAAGCTCGACCCCGACGCGCGTCGCGAGGCCGGTGCGGCGATCAATGCCGCAAAGGTGGCGATCGAAAATGCGCTCGAGGCCCGTCGCAGCGCGCTGCGCGAAGCCGCTCTGCTCGCCCAGCTCGCCGCAGAGGCGCTTGACGTCACCCTGCCCGGACGGGGCGCGGTACAGGGCGGTTTGCATCCGGTCAGCCGTACCCTCGAGCGCGTCGAGCAACTCTTTGGCTCCATCGGCTTCGTGGTCGCCGATGGCCCCGAGATCGAGACCGACTGGCACAACTTCACCGCGCTCAACACGCCCGAGAACCACCCGGCGCGCTCGATGCACGACACCTTCTATCTCGAAGGCCACGACGACGTCCTGCTGCGCACCCACACCAGCCCGGTGCAGATCCGTGCGATGCAAGCCCATGTCGAGCGCTATCGCGACGCGGACGCCATGCCCGACCTGCGCATCATCGCGCCGGGGCGCGTGTTCCGTGTCGACTCCGATGCAACCCACTCGCCGATGTTCCATCAGGTCGAGGGCCTGTGGGTGGGCGAAAAAGTCAGCTTCGCCGATCTCAAGGGCGTCATAGCCGATTTCCTGCGCCGCTTCTTCGAGACCGACGACCTGCAGGTGCGCTTCCGCCCGTCGTTCTTCCCCTTCACCGAGCCCTCGGCCGAGATCGATGTGGCCTTCATGAGCGGTGCGCTCGAAGGACGCTGGCTGGAGATCGCCGGCTGCGGCGTCGTGCACCCGAACGTCCTGCGTTTCGGCGGCATCGACCCGGAGCGTTATACCGGCTTCGCCTTCGGCATGGGGCCGGACCGTCTCACCATGCTGCGCTATGGCGTGAATGACCTGCGTCTGTTCTTCGAAGGCGACCTGCGTTTCCTGAGCCAGTTCCGCTGA
- the rplT gene encoding 50S ribosomal protein L20 has protein sequence MPRVKRGVTARARHKKVLSQAKGYRGRRKNVYRIAKQAVMKAGQYAYRDRRQRKRQFRTLWIARINAAARELGLTYSTFMNGLKKAAIEIDRKVLADLAVFDKPAFAAIAEQARAKLAA, from the coding sequence ATGCCTCGCGTTAAACGTGGTGTAACCGCCCGCGCCCGTCACAAGAAAGTCCTTTCCCAGGCCAAGGGTTATCGCGGCCGTCGCAAGAACGTCTATCGCATCGCCAAGCAGGCGGTGATGAAGGCCGGTCAGTATGCGTACCGCGACCGTCGTCAGCGCAAGCGTCAGTTCCGCACGCTGTGGATCGCGCGTATCAACGCCGCCGCGCGTGAGCTGGGTCTGACCTACAGCACCTTCATGAACGGTCTCAAGAAGGCTGCGATCGAGATCGACCGCAAGGTGCTGGCCGACCTCGCCGTGTTCGACAAGCCGGCGTTTGCCGCGATTGCCGAACAGGCCCGGGCCAAACTCGCTGCGTAA
- a CDS encoding protein-L-isoaspartate(D-aspartate) O-methyltransferase has product MVERLRTQGIRDERVLAAMQAVPRHAFVEEGLAFSAYDDTPLPIGFQQTISQPYVVARMIELLRTGRELGRTLEVGAGCGYQAAVLSLLASEVYAIERIRPLLDRARANLRPLRLPNVRLKLADGSLGLSEAAPFDSIIVAAAAIGVPPALKEQLAPGGRLIVPVGGAEQRLLLIERQGNVFRESWYEAVRFVPLLGGTE; this is encoded by the coding sequence ATGGTCGAGCGCCTGCGCACGCAGGGGATCCGCGACGAGCGCGTGCTTGCCGCCATGCAGGCCGTGCCTCGCCACGCATTCGTCGAGGAAGGGCTCGCGTTCAGCGCTTATGACGACACGCCGCTGCCGATCGGTTTCCAGCAGACGATCTCGCAGCCCTATGTCGTTGCGCGCATGATCGAGTTGTTGCGGACGGGGCGGGAACTGGGGCGCACGCTTGAGGTGGGAGCGGGCTGTGGCTATCAGGCGGCCGTGCTGTCGCTGCTCGCGTCCGAGGTGTATGCCATCGAACGCATACGTCCGCTTCTCGATCGCGCTCGCGCCAACCTGCGCCCCTTGCGTCTGCCGAACGTACGGCTGAAACTTGCCGATGGTAGCCTGGGGCTTTCAGAGGCTGCGCCATTCGACAGCATCATCGTCGCTGCGGCGGCAATCGGCGTTCCTCCTGCACTTAAAGAACAACTGGCCCCTGGCGGTCGGCTGATCGTCCCCGTCGGGGGCGCGGAGCAACGACTCCTGCTGATCGAACGTCAGGGCAATGTTTTCCGGGAAAGCTGGTACGAGGCAGTGCGCTTCGTACCCCTGCTCGGTGGTACGGAATGA
- a CDS encoding peptidoglycan DD-metalloendopeptidase family protein has translation MHTRSTYLSLALVVLLSAGCASKVTAPVRDGTGGVTSGASTAPAPASGFHTVRQGETLLGIARQYGVTLPDLVSWNGITDPNQIQVGQTIRVSPTGAPPGAIAAPVGAAAVSTPVPPTGAEAGAVPLVREPIGGRAPVTEPVQPVQPAPVVSEPPAAVGGGQWQWPAAGGVIAGFNEASNKGLDIGGSVGDPVYAASAGKVVYAGSGLRGYGKLIVIKHNQEYNSVYAHNDKLLVKEDDQVAQGQKIAELGSSEADRPKLHFEIRKQGKAVDPMGYLPAR, from the coding sequence ATGCACACACGTTCAACTTATCTCTCCCTCGCGCTGGTAGTCCTGCTGAGCGCAGGTTGCGCCTCCAAGGTCACGGCTCCGGTGCGCGATGGCACGGGCGGGGTGACCTCGGGGGCAAGCACCGCGCCTGCTCCGGCGAGCGGCTTTCACACCGTGCGTCAAGGCGAGACGCTGCTTGGCATCGCCCGCCAGTACGGGGTCACGCTGCCGGACCTGGTTTCATGGAACGGCATCACCGATCCGAACCAGATTCAGGTCGGGCAGACCATTCGCGTCTCTCCGACGGGCGCCCCTCCGGGGGCGATCGCCGCCCCGGTGGGTGCCGCCGCGGTAAGTACGCCGGTTCCGCCCACCGGGGCTGAAGCAGGAGCCGTGCCCCTGGTCCGCGAGCCGATCGGCGGGCGGGCACCGGTCACCGAGCCGGTCCAGCCCGTGCAGCCCGCTCCCGTCGTCAGCGAGCCGCCGGCCGCGGTCGGTGGCGGGCAGTGGCAGTGGCCGGCAGCGGGGGGTGTCATCGCTGGCTTCAACGAGGCGTCCAACAAGGGCCTCGACATCGGCGGCAGCGTGGGTGACCCGGTGTATGCCGCATCGGCGGGCAAAGTCGTGTACGCTGGCAGCGGCCTGCGCGGCTATGGCAAGCTGATTGTCATCAAGCATAACCAGGAGTACAACTCGGTTTATGCCCACAACGACAAGCTGCTCGTCAAGGAAGACGATCAGGTGGCGCAGGGGCAGAAGATTGCCGAACTGGGCAGCTCCGAGGCCGACCGGCCCAAGCTCCATTTCGAGATCCGCAAGCAGGGCAAGGCCGTCGATCCGATGGGATACCTGCCGGCACGCTAA
- the thrS gene encoding threonine--tRNA ligase, which produces MPNITLPDGSVRSFDHPVTVAEVAASIGAGLAKAALAGRVGGRMVDLSHRLDADVDLAIVTDKTEEGLEIIRHSTAHLLAHAVKELFPDAQVTIGPVIENGFYYDFSYKRPFTPEDLQAIEQRMAEIAKREIPVHREVWARDEAVAFFKGIGEHYKAEIIASIPSSEDVSLYRQGDFIDLCRGPHVPSTGKLKVFKLMKLAGAYWRGDSKNEMLQRVYGTAWTRKDELDAYLHMIEEAEKRDHRKLGRQLDLFHIQDEAPGMVFWHAKGWTLWQQVEQYLRRTIGEHGYQEVKTPQIVDRSLWEKSGHWGMYSDLMFTTQSEKRDYAVKPMNCPCHIQIFNQGLKSYRDLPLRMAEFGSCHRNEPSGSLHGIMRVRNFVQDDAHIFCAESQVQAESAEFIRLLQQVYQDFGFTDVQVKLSTRPEKRVGTDEQWDAAEAALAAALDAQGLQYELQPGEGAFYGPKIEFSLKDCLGRVWQCGTLQLDFNLPVRLGAEYVDEDNTKKVPVMLHRAILGSLERFIGILIEHHAGAMPLWLAPLQAVVMNISEGQTEYAAEAAAALRKAGFRVEADLRNEKINYKIREHSVQKLPYQIVIGEKEKAAGLVAVRARGGQDLGQMSLDSLIERWRREVEAKAGSV; this is translated from the coding sequence ATGCCCAACATCACGCTTCCCGACGGTTCCGTGCGCAGCTTCGATCATCCGGTGACCGTGGCCGAGGTCGCGGCCTCGATCGGAGCCGGTCTCGCCAAGGCGGCCCTTGCCGGTCGAGTTGGCGGGCGTATGGTCGATCTTTCTCATCGGCTCGATGCCGATGTCGATCTCGCCATCGTCACCGACAAGACCGAAGAGGGGCTCGAGATCATTCGCCACTCGACGGCCCACCTTCTGGCGCACGCGGTGAAGGAGCTCTTTCCTGACGCCCAGGTGACGATCGGTCCGGTGATCGAGAACGGCTTCTATTATGACTTCTCGTACAAGCGGCCATTCACCCCCGAGGATCTCCAGGCGATCGAGCAGCGCATGGCCGAGATCGCAAAGCGCGAGATCCCGGTGCATCGCGAGGTTTGGGCGCGTGACGAGGCGGTGGCGTTCTTCAAGGGGATCGGCGAGCACTACAAGGCCGAGATCATCGCCTCCATTCCTTCGAGTGAGGATGTCTCGCTCTACCGCCAGGGCGACTTCATCGACCTGTGCCGTGGCCCGCACGTGCCATCGACCGGAAAGCTCAAGGTTTTCAAGTTGATGAAACTGGCCGGCGCCTATTGGCGCGGTGACTCGAAGAACGAGATGCTGCAGCGCGTCTACGGTACGGCATGGACCAGGAAGGACGAACTCGACGCCTACCTGCACATGATCGAGGAGGCCGAGAAGCGCGACCACCGCAAGCTCGGTCGCCAGCTCGACCTCTTCCATATCCAGGATGAGGCGCCGGGCATGGTGTTCTGGCATGCCAAGGGCTGGACGCTGTGGCAGCAGGTCGAGCAGTACCTGCGTCGCACCATCGGCGAGCACGGGTACCAGGAGGTGAAGACGCCGCAGATCGTCGATCGCTCGCTGTGGGAGAAGTCCGGTCACTGGGGCATGTACTCCGACCTGATGTTCACCACGCAGTCCGAGAAGCGCGATTACGCGGTCAAGCCCATGAACTGTCCGTGCCACATCCAGATCTTCAACCAGGGTCTGAAGAGCTATCGGGATCTGCCGCTGCGCATGGCCGAGTTCGGCTCCTGCCATCGCAACGAACCTTCGGGGTCGCTGCACGGGATCATGCGCGTGCGCAATTTCGTGCAGGACGACGCGCACATCTTCTGCGCGGAGAGCCAGGTGCAGGCAGAATCCGCCGAGTTCATCCGCCTGCTGCAGCAGGTGTACCAGGATTTTGGATTCACCGATGTGCAGGTGAAGCTGTCGACGCGTCCCGAGAAGCGCGTCGGCACCGACGAGCAATGGGATGCCGCCGAAGCGGCGCTCGCCGCGGCGCTCGACGCGCAGGGCCTGCAGTACGAGCTGCAGCCGGGCGAGGGCGCTTTCTATGGGCCGAAGATCGAATTCTCGCTGAAGGATTGCCTGGGGCGCGTGTGGCAGTGCGGCACGCTCCAGCTCGACTTCAACTTGCCCGTGCGTCTTGGCGCCGAGTATGTGGACGAGGACAACACCAAGAAGGTCCCGGTGATGCTGCATCGCGCAATCCTCGGCTCGCTCGAGCGCTTCATCGGCATCCTGATCGAGCATCATGCCGGTGCGATGCCGCTTTGGCTGGCGCCGCTGCAGGCAGTCGTGATGAATATCTCGGAAGGTCAGACGGAATATGCGGCCGAGGCCGCAGCGGCGCTCCGGAAGGCCGGTTTCCGGGTCGAAGCCGATTTGCGCAATGAGAAGATTAACTATAAAATTCGCGAACATAGCGTACAGAAGCTGCCCTACCAGATCGTCATCGGCGAGAAGGAGAAGGCCGCAGGCCTCGTGGCCGTACGTGCCCGAGGTGGCCAGGATCTTGGCCAAATGTCCCTCGATTCGCTGATCGAACGCTGGCGTCGCGAAGTTGAAGCGAAAGCCGGGTCGGTCTGA
- the rpmI gene encoding 50S ribosomal protein L35: MPKMKTKSGAKKRFKVRSSGGIKRSQAFKRHILTKKTTKAKRQLRGMTEVHAADEKLIRAMLPYA; the protein is encoded by the coding sequence ATGCCCAAGATGAAGACGAAGAGCGGCGCCAAGAAGCGCTTCAAGGTCCGCTCGAGTGGTGGGATCAAGCGGTCCCAGGCGTTCAAGCGCCACATCCTGACCAAGAAAACGACCAAGGCGAAGCGTCAGCTGCGCGGCATGACCGAAGTTCATGCTGCAGATGAAAAGCTGATTCGCGCCATGCTTCCGTACGCTTGA
- the surE gene encoding 5'/3'-nucleotidase SurE → MRILVSNDDGYFAPGISALAEALSTLGEVTVVAPERDRSGASNSLTLDRPLSLKRTANGFYHVNGTPTDCVHLAVTGMLDHLPDMVVSGVNHGANMGDDTVYSGTVAAATEGFLLGVPSIAVSLVSKSATDFSAAARVARDLAERFMRNPFPGPVLLNVNVPDVAYERLRGTRVTRLGKRHKAEPVVRSQTPRGDTVYWVGAAGGAADAGEGTDFHAVANGCVSVTPLQIDLTHTGLIAPVFDWLQQ, encoded by the coding sequence ATGCGTATCCTGGTCAGCAACGACGACGGTTATTTCGCTCCCGGCATTTCGGCGCTCGCCGAGGCGCTGAGTACGCTCGGCGAGGTCACCGTGGTGGCCCCCGAGCGCGACCGCAGCGGCGCGAGCAACTCGCTTACCCTCGATCGCCCGCTGTCGCTCAAGCGCACCGCGAACGGTTTCTACCATGTGAACGGCACGCCGACGGATTGCGTGCACCTTGCCGTGACCGGGATGCTGGATCACCTCCCTGACATGGTCGTCTCGGGTGTGAACCACGGCGCCAACATGGGTGACGACACCGTTTACTCCGGGACCGTGGCGGCTGCGACCGAGGGCTTCCTGCTCGGCGTGCCATCGATCGCCGTGTCGCTGGTCAGCAAGTCCGCAACCGATTTCAGCGCAGCCGCGCGTGTGGCGCGAGACCTTGCCGAACGCTTCATGCGCAACCCCTTCCCCGGTCCTGTCCTGCTCAACGTGAACGTACCCGACGTCGCCTACGAACGTCTGCGGGGCACGCGCGTCACCCGGCTGGGCAAGCGCCACAAGGCAGAGCCGGTCGTACGCAGTCAGACGCCGCGCGGCGACACGGTGTATTGGGTCGGGGCGGCCGGAGGCGCGGCCGACGCGGGTGAGGGCACGGATTTCCATGCGGTCGCCAACGGTTGCGTGTCGGTCACGCCCTTGCAGATCGATCTCACCCATACCGGCCTGATCGCGCCGGTCTTCGACTGGTTGCAGCAGTGA
- the pheT gene encoding phenylalanine--tRNA ligase subunit beta, with protein MQFSEQWLRTFVDPQLDSTELGHLLTMAGLEVEEAEAAAPAFRGVVVARIVEANKHPDADKLKLCKVDAGTGELLQIVCGAPNAAAGMKVPCAVVGAVLPGEFVIKKAKLRGVESYGMLCSARELGLSEDHAGLYSLPDDAPVGTDIRAYLGLDDTLFTIKLTPNRADCLSLTGVAREVAAITGAPLRPVGAEEVAATIDARREIVLDAPAACPRYCGRILRGVDAKAPTPDWMVRRLARSGIRSISALVDITNYVMLELGQPLHAFDNTRLQGAIHVRMPRPGEQVRLLNEQTVTPAADTLLIADEARALALAGIMGGEDSGVTLETTEVFLESAFFAPAAIAGRARSHGFGSDASHRFERGVDPELAGIAIERATRLVLDICGGEAGPVVEALAAEVLPARRPVRLRPGRARRVLGIMLDDEAVLTLLQRVHLSVTRAGDDFLVTPPSWRFDIEIEEDLIEELARLHGYDNIPAVAPQGSLMMLPSSERSRPVWALRHLLAARGYQEVVNFAFVEEAWERDFCANEQPIRLANPIASQLSVMRSSLIPGLVGTLSTNRKRQIERVRVFEVARTFERKADGEPVRGFHQVMKLAALAAGSVLPEQWGERGRNVDFYDVKGDLEALFAPRTLSFAPLSHPALHPGRAASVKLDGHIIGVIGELHPVWVQRYDLGTAPVVFEVALEAALAARLPGYCEISRMPAVRRDLALVLAAEVPVDRVLEVLRAAAPAVVREINLFDVYQGKGVDPDKRSLAFRVVMQDTQRTLEDAEVDAAIAVLVRQAEAVLGGRLRGAGV; from the coding sequence ATGCAATTCTCAGAACAGTGGCTGCGGACCTTCGTCGATCCGCAGTTGGACAGCACCGAACTCGGCCACCTGCTGACCATGGCCGGCCTCGAAGTGGAAGAGGCCGAGGCGGCCGCGCCGGCCTTCCGCGGCGTGGTCGTCGCCCGCATCGTCGAAGCGAACAAGCATCCCGATGCAGACAAGCTCAAGCTGTGCAAGGTCGATGCAGGCACCGGCGAGCTGCTGCAGATCGTCTGCGGCGCCCCCAACGCGGCGGCCGGCATGAAGGTGCCGTGCGCGGTGGTCGGTGCCGTGCTGCCCGGCGAGTTCGTGATCAAGAAGGCCAAGCTGCGCGGCGTGGAGTCGTACGGCATGCTGTGTTCGGCGCGTGAGCTCGGTCTGTCCGAAGATCACGCCGGCCTCTATTCGCTACCGGACGACGCGCCCGTGGGCACCGACATCCGCGCCTATCTCGGCCTCGACGACACGTTGTTCACGATCAAGCTCACGCCCAATCGCGCCGACTGCCTGAGTCTGACCGGCGTCGCCCGCGAGGTGGCCGCCATCACCGGCGCACCCTTGCGTCCGGTTGGCGCGGAGGAGGTCGCGGCGACGATCGATGCGCGCCGCGAGATCGTCCTCGACGCGCCTGCCGCCTGTCCGCGCTACTGCGGACGGATCCTGCGTGGCGTCGATGCGAAGGCGCCCACGCCTGACTGGATGGTGCGCCGGCTCGCGCGCAGCGGCATCCGCTCGATCAGCGCCCTGGTTGACATCACCAACTACGTGATGCTCGAGCTCGGCCAGCCGCTGCACGCCTTCGACAACACCAGGCTGCAGGGCGCGATTCACGTGCGCATGCCGCGTCCGGGCGAGCAGGTGCGCCTGCTCAACGAGCAGACCGTCACCCCGGCGGCCGATACCCTGCTCATCGCCGACGAAGCGCGCGCGCTTGCGCTCGCGGGCATCATGGGCGGCGAGGATAGCGGGGTCACGCTGGAAACCACCGAGGTGTTCCTCGAGAGCGCCTTCTTCGCGCCTGCGGCGATCGCCGGGCGCGCGCGCAGTCATGGATTCGGCTCGGACGCCTCCCACCGCTTCGAGCGCGGCGTCGATCCCGAGCTCGCAGGCATTGCGATCGAGCGTGCCACCCGCCTCGTGCTCGACATCTGCGGCGGCGAAGCGGGTCCGGTGGTCGAAGCGCTGGCGGCCGAGGTGTTGCCGGCGCGTCGGCCCGTGCGCTTGCGCCCGGGGCGTGCGCGCCGCGTCCTCGGTATCATGCTCGACGACGAGGCAGTGCTGACGCTGCTGCAGCGCGTGCATCTGAGCGTGACGCGTGCCGGCGACGATTTCCTCGTCACGCCGCCCTCGTGGCGGTTCGACATCGAGATCGAGGAGGATCTGATCGAGGAGCTCGCACGCCTGCACGGGTACGACAACATTCCGGCGGTCGCGCCGCAGGGCAGCCTGATGATGCTGCCCAGTTCCGAGCGCAGCCGCCCGGTGTGGGCGCTGCGCCACCTGCTCGCCGCGCGCGGCTACCAGGAAGTGGTGAACTTCGCCTTCGTTGAGGAGGCGTGGGAGCGTGATTTCTGCGCCAACGAACAGCCGATTCGCCTCGCCAATCCGATCGCGAGCCAGCTCAGCGTGATGCGCTCGAGCCTGATCCCCGGTCTGGTCGGCACGCTGTCTACCAACCGCAAGCGCCAGATCGAGCGCGTACGCGTATTCGAAGTTGCGCGCACATTCGAGCGCAAGGCGGACGGCGAGCCCGTGCGCGGCTTTCATCAGGTGATGAAGCTCGCCGCGCTGGCCGCGGGTTCCGTGCTTCCCGAGCAGTGGGGTGAGCGTGGTCGGAACGTGGACTTCTACGACGTCAAGGGCGACCTCGAAGCGTTGTTCGCGCCGCGCACGCTCAGTTTCGCGCCGCTGTCGCATCCCGCGCTTCATCCCGGTCGCGCGGCGTCGGTGAAGCTCGACGGGCACATCATTGGTGTCATCGGCGAGCTGCATCCGGTCTGGGTCCAGCGTTACGACCTCGGTACGGCCCCGGTCGTGTTCGAGGTTGCGCTCGAGGCCGCGCTGGCGGCGCGCCTGCCGGGCTACTGCGAGATTTCCCGCATGCCCGCCGTGCGTCGCGACCTCGCGCTCGTGCTCGCGGCCGAGGTGCCGGTCGACCGCGTGCTCGAGGTGTTGCGCGCTGCCGCGCCGGCGGTCGTGCGCGAGATCAACCTGTTCGACGTCTATCAGGGCAAGGGCGTCGACCCCGACAAGCGCAGTCTTGCCTTCAGGGTAGTGATGCAAGATACTCAGCGCACACTCGAAGACGCCGAAGTCGATGCCGCGATCGCCGTGCTGGTCAGGCAGGCCGAGGCCGTGCTCGGAGGCCGGCTGCGTGGCGCGGGGGTCTGA
- the rpoS gene encoding RNA polymerase sigma factor RpoS → MEEPANLDELESHEPDLPPEVEVFANHVLPVVENDFFSDVTQLYLNEIGANPLLTAEEELQIARRVRSGDFDARQTMIERNLRLVVNIAKHYLNRGIPLLDLVEEGNLGLMHALEKFDPERGFRFSTYATWWIRQNIERAIMNQSRTIRLPVHVVKELNQVLRAQRHIEANANGESSLEQIADRLGKSIEDVRSILALSEHTASLDAPLDIDPSLSIGESLADEHQVSADAAIHCTEVESLVREWITMLSDKQRMVIRHRYGIDECELLTLEELAARLELTRERVRQIQLEALGQLRRILKRHGISRDALL, encoded by the coding sequence ATGGAAGAACCGGCGAATCTTGACGAACTGGAAAGTCATGAACCGGATCTTCCGCCCGAGGTCGAGGTCTTCGCGAATCATGTCCTGCCGGTCGTCGAGAACGACTTCTTCAGCGACGTCACGCAGCTCTACCTGAACGAGATCGGGGCGAACCCGCTGCTGACCGCTGAGGAGGAGTTGCAGATCGCACGCCGTGTGCGGTCGGGTGATTTCGATGCGCGGCAGACCATGATCGAGCGCAACCTGCGCTTGGTCGTGAACATCGCCAAGCACTATCTCAACCGCGGCATCCCTCTGCTCGATCTGGTCGAGGAGGGCAATCTCGGCCTGATGCATGCACTGGAGAAGTTCGATCCGGAGCGCGGCTTCCGCTTCTCGACCTACGCCACCTGGTGGATCCGCCAGAACATCGAGCGCGCGATCATGAACCAGTCGCGGACCATCCGGCTGCCCGTGCATGTCGTCAAGGAGCTCAATCAGGTGCTGCGCGCGCAGCGCCATATCGAGGCCAACGCCAACGGCGAGTCCTCGCTCGAGCAGATCGCCGACCGCCTGGGCAAGAGCATCGAGGACGTGCGCAGCATCCTCGCCCTCAGCGAGCACACCGCATCGCTCGACGCGCCGCTCGATATCGATCCCTCGCTTTCGATCGGCGAGTCACTCGCCGACGAACACCAGGTGAGTGCGGATGCGGCAATCCACTGCACCGAGGTCGAAAGCCTGGTGCGCGAATGGATCACCATGTTGAGCGACAAGCAGCGCATGGTCATCCGCCACCGCTACGGGATCGACGAGTGCGAGCTGCTCACACTCGAGGAGCTCGCCGCTCGTCTCGAGCTTACCCGCGAGCGCGTTCGCCAGATACAGCTCGAGGCGCTCGGCCAGCTGCGGCGCATCCTGAAGCGTCACGGCATCTCTCGCGACGCGCTGCTGTGA
- the infC gene encoding translation initiation factor IF-3, with protein MAQDKKQRVNREINAPELRLVGEEGEQLGIVSLNAALNMAEEAGLDLVEIAPMAAPPVCKLMDFGKFKYQEQKKAHEARLKQKQVQVKEVKLRPGTDENDYQIKLRNLKRFLEEGDKCKVTLRFRGREMAHQEFGLRQLERVKADLEELGQVEQMPKMEGRQMIMIIAPKKKH; from the coding sequence ATCGCTCAAGATAAGAAGCAGCGCGTAAATAGGGAGATCAACGCGCCCGAACTCCGGCTGGTCGGCGAGGAAGGCGAACAGCTCGGAATCGTGTCCCTGAACGCAGCCCTCAACATGGCCGAAGAGGCTGGGCTGGATCTGGTCGAGATCGCACCGATGGCGGCGCCGCCCGTGTGCAAGTTGATGGATTTCGGCAAGTTCAAGTATCAGGAACAGAAGAAGGCCCACGAAGCCCGACTCAAGCAGAAGCAGGTGCAGGTGAAGGAGGTCAAGCTCCGCCCGGGTACCGATGAGAACGACTACCAGATCAAGCTGCGCAACCTGAAGCGCTTCCTGGAAGAAGGCGACAAGTGCAAGGTGACCTTGCGCTTCCGTGGTCGCGAGATGGCGCATCAGGAATTCGGCCTTCGCCAACTCGAGCGTGTCAAGGCCGACCTGGAAGAGCTGGGTCAGGTCGAGCAGATGCCGAAGATGGAAGGGCGCCAGATGATCATGATCATCGCGCCGAAGAAGAAGCACTAA
- a CDS encoding integration host factor subunit alpha yields MTLTKAELADLLFEQVGLNKREAKDMVEGFFEEIRMALERGDSVKLSGFGNFQLRDKPQRPGRNPKTGEEIPITARRVVTFHASQKLKAAVEQLSDASKQP; encoded by the coding sequence ATGACGCTGACCAAGGCAGAGCTCGCTGACCTGCTCTTCGAGCAGGTCGGGCTCAACAAGCGCGAAGCCAAGGACATGGTCGAGGGCTTCTTCGAGGAGATCCGGATGGCGCTCGAGCGGGGCGACAGCGTGAAACTGTCGGGCTTCGGCAATTTCCAGCTGCGCGACAAGCCGCAGCGCCCCGGGCGCAACCCCAAGACGGGCGAGGAAATCCCGATCACCGCACGTCGCGTGGTCACTTTTCATGCCAGCCAGAAACTGAAGGCCGCGGTGGAGCAACTCAGCGATGCAAGCAAGCAGCCCTGA